A genomic window from Nosocomiicoccus massiliensis includes:
- a CDS encoding oligopeptide ABC transporter substrate-binding protein, protein MKKHNWSRVLFGMGSSLALVLAACGGGGSDDAADGDKDKKDDGGGTSNAEPSEEGVYNYEDFSKTVSNTGEPSGSGTLKVGYTSDTPFEGTLNWAFYQGAPDATMIGYFDEGVFRMDADFQYTQDGLIGFELNEEDNTVTFKLQADAKWHDGTPVTIQDYVASYEVIGHPDYDGVRGSSDGFTLIEGYEEYQAGEADEISGIEVVDDKTAVFTYKELAPSLTAGGFWAYLFPEKYYEGVEVKDMAAADQTRQNPIGIGPYKIKSITSGEAIILEKNEDYWQGEPGMDGIEIKVIPSSSVADAVQKGDIDVALSFPTDQYPDVAEMDNVEWLGQIDGAYTYIGFKLGEWDADKNEVNYKPDEMKMGDKELRRAMWHAVDNDAVGNKFYKGLRWGANSLITPYHKDWYKEDLETPKYDPEKAKQILADAGYEDTDGDGFVETPDGEKLQINFASMSGGDIAEPLANYYIQSWKEIGLNVEKTNGRLIEFNTFYDMLKNDDKDIDIYQGAWGVGSDVDPSGLYGRKAAFNYPRYASEKNDELLKKGNSQEALDIEYRKEVYNEWQELMAEEIPVFPTLYRAYVVPVNKRVKNWTEEYEYNPDFQLYKVGVDEE, encoded by the coding sequence ATGAAGAAACACAATTGGTCTCGCGTACTTTTCGGTATGGGATCATCTCTAGCTCTTGTTCTTGCAGCTTGTGGTGGCGGAGGAAGCGATGACGCTGCTGACGGCGATAAGGACAAAAAAGATGACGGCGGCGGTACAAGTAACGCAGAGCCTAGCGAAGAAGGAGTCTATAATTACGAAGACTTCAGCAAAACGGTTTCAAACACAGGTGAACCTTCTGGTTCAGGTACGTTAAAAGTTGGTTACACTTCAGATACTCCATTTGAAGGTACACTAAACTGGGCGTTCTACCAAGGTGCGCCAGATGCTACTATGATTGGATACTTCGATGAAGGTGTATTCAGAATGGATGCTGACTTCCAGTACACTCAAGACGGATTAATCGGATTTGAGTTAAACGAAGAAGACAACACAGTAACGTTCAAATTACAAGCAGATGCTAAATGGCACGATGGTACACCAGTTACTATCCAAGACTATGTTGCATCATACGAAGTAATCGGTCACCCTGACTACGACGGTGTTCGCGGATCAAGCGATGGATTTACATTAATTGAAGGATACGAAGAGTATCAAGCTGGTGAAGCTGATGAAATCTCTGGTATCGAAGTTGTAGACGATAAAACAGCTGTATTTACATACAAAGAACTTGCACCATCATTAACGGCTGGTGGTTTCTGGGCATACTTATTCCCTGAAAAGTACTACGAAGGTGTAGAAGTTAAAGATATGGCAGCAGCAGATCAAACACGTCAAAACCCAATTGGTATTGGACCATATAAAATTAAATCAATCACTTCAGGTGAAGCGATTATCCTTGAGAAAAACGAAGATTACTGGCAAGGTGAACCAGGAATGGACGGAATCGAAATCAAAGTTATTCCTTCATCTTCTGTAGCTGATGCGGTTCAAAAAGGTGATATCGACGTAGCGTTATCATTCCCAACTGACCAATATCCAGACGTTGCTGAAATGGATAATGTTGAATGGTTAGGTCAAATTGACGGAGCATACACTTACATTGGTTTCAAACTTGGTGAGTGGGATGCAGACAAAAACGAAGTTAACTACAAGCCAGACGAAATGAAAATGGGTGACAAAGAATTACGTCGCGCAATGTGGCACGCAGTTGACAACGATGCTGTCGGTAATAAGTTCTATAAAGGTCTACGTTGGGGAGCGAACTCATTAATCACTCCTTACCACAAAGACTGGTATAAAGAAGACTTAGAAACTCCTAAATACGATCCAGAAAAAGCAAAACAAATCTTAGCTGACGCTGGATATGAAGACACAGACGGAGACGGATTCGTTGAAACACCAGACGGTGAAAAACTACAAATCAACTTCGCTTCTATGTCAGGTGGAGACATTGCTGAACCATTAGCAAACTACTACATCCAATCTTGGAAAGAAATTGGACTTAACGTAGAAAAAACTAACGGTCGTTTAATCGAATTCAACACATTCTACGACATGCTTAAAAACGATGACAAAGACATTGACATCTACCAAGGTGCATGGGGTGTAGGTTCTGACGTTGACCCTTCAGGATTATACGGAAGAAAAGCTGCATTCAACTACCCACGTTACGCTTCTGAGAAAAACGATGAATTACTTAAAAAAGGTAACTCACAAGAAGCACTTGATATTGAATACAGAAAAGAAGTATACAATGAGTGGCAAGAGTTAATGGCTGAAGAAATTCCAGTATTCCCAACTCTTTACCGTGCGTACGTAGTACCAGTTAACAAACGTGTTAAAAACTGGACTGAAGAGTACGAATACAACCCTGACTTCCAATTATACAAAGTCGGTGTAGATGAAGAGTAA
- a CDS encoding beta-ketoacyl-ACP synthase III, with protein MTNVGIIGMGSYLPEKVMTNHDFEKILDTSDEWITEMTGIKERRFAEDNIDTSDMAVIAAKRAMENSGVTKDDIDMIIVATSTPDHHFPTVANIVQSKLELNHVPSFDQAAACTGFIYGLATAYNYIKAGTYKKVLVIGADKLSKKIDFDDQSTAILFGDGASAAIVGEVSEGYGIKSFELGSNGDGGKWLYDDKDTKYIKMNGREVFKFAVRIMGELSVSVTEKADMTSEDIDMLIPHQANIRIMESARKRMNLPREKMSETIQLYGNTSAASIPISIEHEVKHNKIKDGDNIVLVGFGGGLTWGAVCMTWGK; from the coding sequence ATGACGAATGTAGGGATCATCGGTATGGGAAGTTATTTACCAGAAAAAGTAATGACCAATCACGACTTTGAAAAGATATTAGATACGTCAGATGAATGGATTACTGAAATGACGGGTATAAAAGAAAGACGCTTTGCTGAAGATAATATTGATACGAGTGACATGGCAGTAATAGCAGCTAAAAGAGCGATGGAGAACTCTGGAGTAACAAAAGATGACATCGATATGATTATCGTTGCTACTTCAACACCAGACCATCACTTTCCCACAGTCGCGAATATCGTTCAAAGTAAACTTGAGTTAAATCATGTACCATCATTTGACCAAGCAGCGGCTTGTACAGGATTTATATATGGGTTAGCGACTGCTTATAATTACATAAAAGCAGGGACTTATAAAAAGGTGCTTGTCATCGGTGCAGATAAGTTATCAAAAAAGATCGATTTTGACGATCAATCTACGGCGATACTTTTTGGAGATGGTGCGAGTGCAGCTATCGTTGGTGAAGTCAGCGAGGGATACGGTATCAAATCGTTTGAACTTGGTAGTAACGGTGACGGTGGTAAGTGGCTATATGACGATAAAGATACGAAATACATTAAAATGAACGGAAGAGAAGTATTTAAGTTCGCAGTAAGAATTATGGGAGAACTCAGCGTATCTGTTACAGAAAAAGCGGATATGACAAGTGAGGATATCGATATGCTCATCCCGCACCAAGCGAATATTCGTATTATGGAATCGGCTAGAAAGAGAATGAACTTACCGAGAGAAAAAATGAGTGAAACGATTCAATTATATGGAAACACGTCTGCGGCTTCAATTCCAATTAGCATTGAACATGAAGTCAAACATAATAAAATAAAAGATGGAGATAATATCGTCTTAGTTGGGTTCGGCGGCGGCTTAACATGGGGCGCTGTCTGTATGACTTGGGGAAAATAA
- the fabF gene encoding beta-ketoacyl-ACP synthase II, whose product MNERRVVITGMGALTPIGNTVDEMWENALNGVNGIGEITRIDTSDYDVHVAGELKDFDGEEYFGRKEARRMDRFTQYAVAASDEAVKDSGLNIDEISERTGVWIGSGIGGIQALEDGLRVLFDRGPKRVSPLFVPMMIPDMAAGQVSIRHNAKGPNGATVTACATGTNSIGDAFRIVARGDADVMISGGTESPITHMGVAGFQANRALSKSNDPNYASVPFSEDRSGFVMGEGAGIVILEELEHAKARGAKIYAEVVGYGSTGDAHHITAPAPEGEGGARAIQAALNDAGIQPEQVQYINAHGTSTPYNDEFETLAIKTVFGDHAYNLKINSTKSMTGHLLGATGAMEAIITAKSIQEGKIHPTINLTNQDPKLDLDYVKDGQEELDIEYAVTNSLGFGGHNATLVLKKYTE is encoded by the coding sequence ATGAACGAAAGAAGAGTTGTAATTACAGGTATGGGAGCATTAACACCAATTGGAAATACTGTCGATGAGATGTGGGAAAACGCATTAAACGGTGTAAACGGAATTGGTGAAATTACGAGAATTGATACGAGTGATTATGATGTACACGTTGCTGGTGAGCTAAAAGACTTTGACGGTGAAGAATATTTTGGCCGTAAAGAGGCACGTCGTATGGACCGTTTTACGCAATATGCTGTTGCTGCTTCAGATGAAGCGGTTAAAGATTCTGGATTAAATATCGACGAAATTTCAGAACGTACAGGAGTATGGATTGGGTCAGGTATCGGTGGTATTCAAGCATTAGAGGACGGGTTAAGAGTATTATTTGATCGTGGACCAAAACGAGTGAGCCCATTATTTGTACCAATGATGATTCCAGATATGGCAGCTGGTCAAGTATCGATTCGCCATAACGCAAAAGGACCTAATGGTGCAACTGTAACTGCATGTGCAACAGGTACGAACTCGATTGGGGACGCGTTTAGAATCGTTGCAAGAGGCGATGCTGACGTCATGATTTCAGGTGGAACAGAATCGCCAATTACACATATGGGTGTTGCTGGATTCCAAGCGAACCGTGCGTTAAGTAAGTCGAACGATCCGAACTATGCTTCTGTTCCATTTTCAGAGGACCGTTCAGGTTTTGTAATGGGTGAAGGTGCAGGGATCGTTATTTTAGAAGAGTTAGAGCATGCGAAAGCACGCGGAGCAAAAATTTATGCTGAAGTCGTCGGTTACGGCTCAACAGGAGATGCGCATCATATTACAGCACCAGCACCTGAAGGTGAAGGTGGTGCACGTGCGATTCAAGCGGCGTTAAACGATGCTGGTATTCAACCAGAACAAGTTCAATATATTAACGCACACGGTACATCAACACCATACAACGATGAGTTTGAAACACTTGCGATTAAAACAGTGTTTGGCGATCATGCATACAATTTAAAAATCAACTCAACAAAATCAATGACTGGTCACTTACTCGGTGCAACTGGTGCTATGGAAGCGATTATTACTGCGAAAAGTATTCAAGAAGGCAAAATCCATCCGACGATTAACTTAACAAATCAAGATCCTAAACTTGATTTAGACTATGTTAAAGATGGACAAGAAGAATTAGACATCGAATATGCGGTTACAAATAGTCTAGGATTCGGTGGTCATAACGCGACACTCGTGTTAAAAAAATACACAGAATAA
- the putP gene encoding sodium/proline symporter PutP: protein MLLLGATRVRDAVTLDWQTYVMIVLYFLILLFIGWYSYKRSTGDLNEYMLGGRNIGPYVTALSAGAADMSGWMIMGLPGEVYSVGLSAAWLAIGLTVGAYVNYFVVAPRLRVYTEIANDSITIPEFLNNRLSDNTNLIKIISGLIIVVFFTLYVNSGLVAGGRLFESAFGTSYHFGLILIGVIIIVYTFFGGYLAVSLTDFFQGVIMLIAMVMVPIVAMLQLSGFDTLSQAAEIKPTNLDWFKGTTVIGIISFIAWGLGYFGQPHIIVRFMSVQNVKKLRTARRFGIGWMAISLLGAVLVGLTGITFVNSNGLVLEDPETIFILMGQLLFHPLIGGFLLAAILAAIMSTIASQLIVTSSALTEDFYKLIRGKENAENRQKEFVMVGRVSVLLVAAVAMVIAWSPNATILDLVGNAWAGFGAAFGPIVILSLYWKGLTRTGALSGMIAASVTVILWITVISPMGETGSDFWNLYEILPGFIVNLIVTVVVSLFTAKPAQDVEKELNTVKSIIKHELE from the coding sequence GTGCTATTATTAGGAGCTACACGTGTACGTGATGCTGTCACTTTAGATTGGCAAACGTACGTTATGATTGTACTTTACTTCTTAATATTATTATTCATTGGTTGGTACAGTTACAAAAGATCTACTGGAGACTTAAACGAGTATATGCTAGGTGGTCGTAACATTGGACCATATGTAACCGCACTATCCGCAGGAGCAGCAGATATGAGTGGTTGGATGATCATGGGGCTACCGGGTGAGGTATACTCAGTTGGTCTTTCAGCAGCATGGCTTGCGATTGGTTTAACAGTGGGTGCTTATGTGAACTACTTCGTCGTTGCACCGAGATTACGTGTGTATACTGAAATCGCAAATGATTCGATTACGATTCCTGAATTTTTAAATAACCGTTTAAGTGATAACACAAACTTAATTAAGATTATTTCAGGTCTGATTATCGTTGTATTCTTTACATTATATGTAAACTCAGGACTCGTTGCAGGTGGACGTTTATTTGAAAGTGCATTTGGTACGTCATACCACTTCGGTTTAATCTTAATTGGTGTAATCATCATCGTTTACACATTCTTTGGTGGATATCTAGCAGTATCACTCACAGACTTCTTTCAAGGTGTTATTATGTTAATTGCGATGGTAATGGTACCGATTGTGGCGATGCTTCAATTATCAGGCTTTGATACTTTAAGCCAAGCAGCAGAAATTAAACCGACAAACTTAGATTGGTTTAAAGGTACGACAGTTATCGGTATTATTTCATTTATTGCATGGGGTCTAGGTTACTTCGGACAACCACATATCATCGTTCGATTTATGTCTGTTCAAAACGTTAAAAAATTAAGAACCGCACGTCGCTTTGGTATTGGTTGGATGGCAATCAGCCTACTCGGTGCGGTACTCGTTGGTTTAACAGGAATTACGTTCGTAAATAGTAATGGATTAGTACTCGAAGACCCAGAAACAATCTTCATTTTAATGGGGCAATTATTATTCCACCCATTAATTGGTGGGTTCTTACTCGCAGCAATTTTAGCAGCGATTATGAGTACGATTGCGTCACAATTAATTGTAACGTCTAGTGCGTTAACAGAAGACTTCTATAAGTTAATTCGTGGTAAAGAAAATGCTGAAAATCGTCAAAAAGAATTTGTTATGGTAGGGCGTGTTTCAGTACTACTCGTTGCAGCAGTAGCGATGGTTATTGCATGGAGTCCGAATGCTACAATCCTAGACTTAGTAGGTAACGCATGGGCAGGATTCGGTGCAGCATTTGGTCCAATCGTAATCCTCTCACTTTACTGGAAAGGTTTAACAAGAACAGGTGCATTATCAGGTATGATCGCAGCATCAGTGACGGTTATTCTTTGGATTACAGTTATTTCACCAATGGGTGAGACGGGTTCAGATTTCTGGAACTTATATGAAATTTTACCAGGTTTCATCGTTAACTTAATCGTAACTGTTGTTGTAAGTCTATTTACAGCAAAACCAGCTCAAGATGTTGAAAAAGAACTTAATACAGTAAAATCAATTATCAAACATGAATTAGAATAA
- the trpS gene encoding tryptophan--tRNA ligase, whose translation MKTLFSGIQPSGIPTIGNYIGAITQFVEMQEEYESYFCIVDQHAITVPQDRLELRKNTKLLAAIYLAAGLDPNKAVLFIQSEVPTHTQATWIFQTLSYMGELERMTQFKDKARKQSQKEGIPVGLFTYPTLMVSDILLYNADVVPVGDDQAQHLELTRTLAERFNFRYKEIFTIPETRLPKFGGRIMSLQDPTSKMSKSDANQKAFISLMDDPNAAAKKIRSAVTDSDMVVKYDKENKPGISNLLVIYSSFTDYTIEEIEAKYEGKTYGDFKKDLGEIVKVFLTDFQEKVNHYLISEELDEILDEGRDRAFKKTIKTLTKMENAVGLGRKRK comes from the coding sequence ATGAAAACATTATTTTCTGGTATTCAACCAAGTGGTATACCAACAATTGGTAACTATATCGGAGCGATTACCCAGTTCGTCGAAATGCAAGAAGAGTATGAGTCATATTTTTGTATCGTCGACCAACACGCGATTACTGTACCACAAGATCGATTAGAATTACGTAAAAATACTAAACTACTCGCTGCAATTTATCTTGCAGCTGGATTAGATCCTAACAAGGCCGTGCTTTTTATACAATCTGAAGTTCCAACTCATACACAAGCGACGTGGATTTTCCAAACGTTATCGTATATGGGTGAATTAGAACGTATGACACAATTTAAAGATAAAGCACGTAAACAATCTCAAAAAGAAGGTATTCCAGTCGGATTATTTACTTATCCAACATTAATGGTATCAGATATTTTACTATACAATGCAGACGTAGTACCAGTTGGTGATGACCAAGCGCAACACTTAGAGTTAACGCGCACACTCGCTGAGCGTTTCAACTTCCGTTATAAAGAAATCTTTACGATTCCTGAAACACGACTTCCAAAATTTGGTGGGCGTATTATGAGCTTACAAGATCCAACGAGCAAGATGAGCAAAAGTGATGCAAATCAAAAAGCGTTTATTTCTCTAATGGACGATCCAAATGCCGCTGCAAAAAAAATCCGTAGCGCAGTGACGGATTCTGACATGGTTGTAAAATATGATAAAGAAAATAAACCAGGAATTTCTAACCTACTCGTCATTTATTCGAGTTTTACAGATTATACGATTGAAGAAATCGAAGCGAAGTACGAAGGTAAGACATACGGTGATTTTAAAAAGGACTTAGGTGAAATCGTTAAAGTATTCTTAACTGATTTCCAAGAAAAAGTAAATCATTACTTAATCTCTGAAGAACTCGACGAAATTTTAGATGAAGGCCGTGATCGTGCATTTAAGAAGACAATAAAAACGTTAACTAAAATGGAAAATGCCGTCGGACTCGGACGAAAAAGAAAATAA
- the spxA gene encoding transcriptional regulator SpxA: protein MVTLFTSPSCTSCRKAKAWLEDNNIPYTERNIFSEALTLDEVKEILRMTEDGTDEIISTRSKTFQKLNVDIDSLPMNELYTLIMDNPGMLRRPIIIDHKRLQVGYNEDEIRRFLPRKVRTLHLEEAKRMAE, encoded by the coding sequence ATGGTTACATTATTTACATCACCGAGTTGTACGTCTTGTCGCAAAGCTAAAGCATGGTTAGAAGACAATAACATTCCATACACTGAAAGAAATATTTTTTCAGAAGCATTAACGCTTGATGAAGTTAAAGAAATTTTAAGAATGACTGAAGACGGAACAGATGAAATCATCTCAACACGTTCTAAGACATTCCAAAAATTAAATGTAGATATCGACAGTTTACCAATGAATGAACTGTATACTTTAATTATGGATAATCCTGGTATGTTAAGACGTCCAATCATTATCGACCATAAACGACTACAAGTCGGTTATAATGAAGATGAAATTAGACGCTTCTTACCAAGAAAAGTTCGTACATTACATTTAGAAGAAGCAAAACGTATGGCTGAATAA
- a CDS encoding adaptor protein MecA — MRFERIDDETLKFYISYNDIENRGFSREELWMDRKRGEEFFWKLMNEVSDEHTKEFMSDGPLWIQVHAFDRGIEVIVSKSQSENKNGFGLSSKHDDLELQQLLDETFNDDDDIDNKKDKDDLIEDFLETQESMDVEEFEKLKEMLQEEMERDYTRPFIVKFDDIDTLIDYSYRQEEDETLYDDLLLSYNNSFYYLVYFTNEGHPYAEKMKLNLLEYGERSDRNEAVLIEYGKTIMAYNVRRQLRKQFEIKK, encoded by the coding sequence ATGAGATTTGAAAGAATTGACGATGAGACGTTGAAATTCTATATTTCTTATAATGATATTGAAAATCGAGGTTTTAGTCGAGAAGAGTTATGGATGGATCGTAAACGTGGTGAAGAATTTTTCTGGAAACTCATGAACGAAGTTAGTGACGAACATACAAAAGAATTCATGAGTGATGGCCCGTTATGGATTCAAGTTCATGCATTTGACCGAGGAATCGAAGTAATCGTGTCAAAATCCCAGTCAGAAAACAAAAATGGATTTGGACTTTCAAGTAAACATGATGATCTGGAGTTACAACAATTACTCGATGAAACGTTCAACGACGATGATGATATAGATAATAAAAAAGATAAAGATGATTTAATTGAAGACTTTTTAGAAACGCAAGAATCAATGGATGTAGAAGAATTCGAGAAATTAAAAGAAATGTTACAAGAAGAAATGGAGCGTGATTATACGCGACCGTTTATCGTTAAATTTGATGATATCGATACATTAATTGATTATAGCTATCGTCAAGAAGAAGATGAAACGCTATATGACGATTTACTTTTATCATATAATAATTCGTTCTATTATTTAGTGTACTTCACAAATGAGGGCCATCCGTATGCAGAGAAAATGAAACTCAATTTACTTGAGTATGGTGAACGCTCAGATAGAAACGAAGCAGTTTTAATCGAATACGGAAAGACAATTATGGCATACAACGTAAGACGTCAATTAAGAAAACAATTCGAAATTAAAAAATAA
- a CDS encoding competence protein CoiA family protein: MKKEHFSHISIHMCERHLYNRESELHLKLKHDLYFKFGQIFNVKMEYYLERIQQIPDLLIDDNHAVEIQLSKVSPTIILNRTKGYKKEGIDVTWLLKEEDLILRGNLLYLTQFHYAVMKDFVLYTVNDQLTVKRYVLLKNIEQNKWLFKIETIRYAEIFNHYCPLFSIETRSNDDLLSEIQKERNKRSYLNPTISLLYHLSLNTNHLPKFLYYMTPSERFINNNPLEWKLFLYHAAINKNYDFNQFVKSLSIRKVNGMSEYDIANRLLKEFKEIFRIANKISCIKV; this comes from the coding sequence ATTAAAAAAGAGCACTTTTCACACATCAGCATTCATATGTGTGAGCGCCATTTATATAACCGTGAATCTGAACTTCATCTAAAATTAAAACACGACTTATACTTTAAATTTGGACAAATTTTTAACGTGAAAATGGAATACTATTTAGAACGTATCCAACAAATACCAGATTTACTTATCGATGATAATCACGCAGTTGAAATTCAACTATCAAAAGTTTCTCCGACGATTATATTAAATCGAACAAAAGGATATAAAAAAGAAGGAATTGACGTCACGTGGTTATTAAAAGAAGAGGACTTAATTCTAAGAGGGAATCTTCTGTACTTAACACAGTTTCACTATGCAGTGATGAAAGATTTCGTATTATATACAGTTAACGATCAACTCACTGTAAAACGCTATGTATTACTTAAAAATATTGAACAAAACAAGTGGCTCTTTAAAATCGAAACGATTAGATACGCAGAAATATTTAATCATTATTGTCCTTTATTTTCGATTGAAACGAGAAGTAATGATGATCTATTATCTGAAATTCAAAAAGAAAGAAATAAACGTAGTTATTTAAACCCGACGATTTCACTTTTATATCATTTATCCCTTAATACAAATCATTTACCAAAATTTCTATACTACATGACACCATCCGAGAGATTTATTAATAATAATCCACTTGAATGGAAGCTCTTTTTGTACCATGCTGCAATTAATAAAAATTATGACTTTAATCAATTTGTAAAATCTCTAAGTATACGAAAAGTGAATGGGATGAGTGAATATGATATCGCGAATCGATTATTAAAAGAATTTAAAGAAATATTTCGAATTGCGAACAAAATTAGTTGCATCAAAGTCTAA
- the pepF gene encoding oligoendopeptidase F, whose protein sequence is MGELLKREDQRVEDTWDLTSIFESDEKWEEAYKEVEDRLSEADTFREKGIQSSDDLLEVLEAERDLGVTLSQVYVYSHLKHDQDTSNSKYQSMESRAMSLYTKFASAWSFLTPALMQIDEETLNSYAEEDKLKEFKFDLEKINKQRAHVLSDKEEKLLAQAGLVLNNPGLTYAIFNNADLSFDNAVDSDGNSHVLTQGTYIDLLKSSDRTLRKSAYETLYKKYGEYENTLAQTLSGEVDSHVFTAEARGYKSSRDQALSNNHIPEEVYDQLVDVVNDNLHLLHRYTELRKEMLGLDELTMYDIYTPLVDEDFKVTYEEAKNHVIEGMAPLGEEYQDILREGFNNRWVDIYENKGKRSGAYSSGTYGTNPYILMNWQDNVDNMFTLAHEFGHSVHSYYSRKNQTANQSGYSIFVAEVASTFNEALLADYLYKNLDDDKKKLYLLNEQLEGFRGTVFRQTMFAEFEHKIHTLKESGEPLTADKLNEVYGDLNKKYYGDAVSYDDLISKEWARIPHFYMNYYVYQYATGYSAAATLSEIVLNGTKEDSDRYINEFLKKGSSNYPIEILKNAGVDMTTREPIEKAMKFFEEKLDQFEQLIKNK, encoded by the coding sequence ATGGGAGAATTATTAAAACGTGAAGATCAACGCGTAGAAGATACGTGGGATTTAACATCAATTTTTGAATCAGATGAAAAATGGGAGGAAGCATATAAAGAAGTAGAGGATCGTCTTTCTGAAGCGGATACGTTCAGAGAAAAAGGCATTCAAAGTTCTGACGACTTACTAGAAGTGCTTGAAGCTGAAAGAGATTTAGGCGTTACTTTATCACAAGTATATGTGTATTCACATTTAAAACATGACCAGGATACATCTAACAGTAAATACCAAAGCATGGAATCTCGTGCAATGTCTTTATATACAAAATTTGCTTCAGCATGGAGCTTCTTAACTCCAGCACTTATGCAAATCGATGAAGAGACGTTAAACAGCTATGCTGAAGAAGATAAATTAAAAGAATTTAAGTTCGACCTAGAAAAGATTAACAAACAACGTGCACACGTATTAAGCGATAAAGAAGAAAAGTTACTCGCTCAAGCAGGTCTCGTATTAAACAACCCAGGATTGACATATGCGATTTTTAATAACGCAGATTTATCGTTTGATAATGCAGTAGACTCTGACGGAAATTCACACGTATTAACTCAAGGGACGTATATTGATTTACTTAAATCAAGCGATAGAACGCTTAGAAAATCAGCATATGAAACTCTATACAAGAAGTATGGAGAATATGAAAATACGTTAGCTCAAACACTTTCTGGTGAAGTCGATAGTCATGTGTTCACTGCTGAAGCACGTGGCTACAAGTCAAGCCGTGATCAAGCGTTATCAAACAACCACATTCCTGAAGAAGTATATGACCAACTTGTTGACGTAGTTAATGATAACCTTCATTTACTACACAGATATACTGAGTTACGTAAAGAGATGTTAGGTTTAGATGAGTTAACGATGTATGATATTTATACACCGCTCGTCGACGAAGACTTTAAAGTCACATACGAAGAAGCAAAAAATCACGTCATCGAAGGAATGGCACCACTCGGTGAAGAGTATCAAGACATTTTAAGAGAAGGATTTAACAACCGCTGGGTAGATATTTACGAAAACAAAGGTAAACGTTCTGGTGCGTATTCTTCTGGAACATATGGTACAAATCCATATATTTTAATGAACTGGCAAGATAACGTTGATAACATGTTTACGTTAGCACATGAGTTTGGGCATTCAGTACACAGCTACTACAGCCGTAAAAACCAAACAGCGAACCAATCAGGGTATTCAATTTTCGTCGCAGAAGTGGCTTCTACATTTAACGAGGCATTACTTGCAGATTATCTATATAAAAATTTAGATGACGATAAAAAGAAATTATATCTATTAAATGAGCAACTTGAAGGATTCAGAGGAACGGTATTCCGTCAAACGATGTTTGCTGAATTCGAACATAAGATTCATACGTTAAAAGAAAGCGGCGAGCCGTTAACAGCGGACAAATTAAACGAAGTGTATGGTGATTTAAACAAGAAATACTACGGTGACGCAGTATCATATGACGATTTAATAAGTAAAGAGTGGGCAAGAATTCCACACTTCTATATGAATTACTACGTCTATCAATATGCAACAGGTTATTCAGCAGCTGCGACGTTATCTGAAATCGTATTAAACGGTACAAAAGAAGATAGCGATCGCTACATTAACGAATTCCTGAAAAAAGGTTCATCAAACTATCCAATTGAAATCTTAAAAAATGCGGGTGTCGATATGACAACGCGTGAACCAATTGAAAAAGCGATGAAATTCTTTGAAGAGAAGTTAGATCAATTCGAACAACTCATTAAAAATAAATAA